GTGACCGTACAATCTATTGCAGCTTGTCATGCTATCGTCTCATACAATCCAGATACTAGGGATGACAATTCTTTAGGATTGATTTCTTTTAACCCTCTTGATCTACTTCAATTTCCAATATTATCCTTAAATGGAATCTCCACTTTTTGATGTCCAAAATTCTGTTTGATTCACTTTTTAACTTGTTATAGAATTCAAAACGTCAAATCCCCACTCCACCTCTCCATTCTAACAAGGGACTTTGAGACCCTCAATCTCAGGACCGTGGTGATGGTTGGGGTTATCAGAAACACTATGTTATTACTGAAATTAATGGTGGTCCCACAATTAATCCTTACAACCTACCCACAGTATCTGATCGTTGGGGGGTCCTACTGATCACAATAACAAGGGGCTTGTGTGCCACATTTAAGTGAAGCAGCAGTCGCCTGCCACTGTCGTCTGAGActccctttattttttgggggggattgtcGGAGATAGGGGAGCTCTGTAAGGAGCCGCCATTATAGATACCTAAAATTAAAGGATCAAGCCTGTTGAAATCCACATATAGTGTCACGGGAGGGTGTCACATTGTAGAAACCATACTGTAACTACACATTCATACCCCTTGATTAGATGAGTCGTGCCTCTGTTTTGGTTGGAGGGTGAGGAGTTCATGACACCTTGTACAGAAACAAAAAATTATTAACACCCCACAGCCGGGGGGGGGGACATCTAATCACGCAGGGACACTCCGGTTTCAGGTCTAGTTACATTGTTCTGACGCCATATTTTTACCTATTAACCCTTCGGCTGCTGTGATAATAGCACTCATTACATAGTGTCGGACTGCACGGAGCAGTCACACGGCGGGCTACGGCATCCTCCCTTGTAAACAGATCTTCCAGTGTCTCATTACAACACCCGGTGGTATCGTGTCTGTTTTCTCATGGGACCTTATTGTGACTCATGATCCCTCCTATCTGGAATGGGATAATAGGCGGAGTGGACGGGAGCGGATGTGCCGAGTATATTTAGAGCCTTAATTAAACGTCTTGCTCAAATGCGGACGCGACCACGGGACCTAAATCGTATCGGCCGATGGTCGTTCCCAAACTTTTGCAACAAATCATCCTCTGTGATCTGTCACAGTGGAAGATCTGAAACTAGACATCTGATGTGAGCATTCGATTAGAGACAATCCTCCGCCACCTTTGAGCAAGCGCGTTTCacatggtctttttttttttcttatgtgtcAGATCAGTCGTCCGCAGGATCGTTCTCATGTCAGACTGATCACAGTCCTATGGGTATGATCAGCTTTAGAGATACAACTGAGGTAGGACATTAAATACCCCTGGATGGAAATGAGGAATAAGCACCTGGTGTACCTGAGCAAGTGCCAGGTCCCTCTTGGTCCAGATTTACTTGTACAGGCGATAACACCATTGAAAATATAGCGTGAGTATGCACTGCATGCATTTAAGAAGTTGGAAGTTGGGGCAAGGAAATATCTCTTCCAACGTCCATCAGCAACCTCCATATAGATCAGTATAAACCTGGATCCGGCACTGTAATAAACCCATCTGGTTGTAACGCCGCAGCGCAGTACCACTTAGGAGATGGCTTTCACATGCGTATGTCAGGAAGGTTTCCTGCAACCTTGACGCATGCTCCTCCTGTTCGGAAAAGGGTGGCGGCGGCTGCTCATGCACTTGCGGAAAGATCTACTAGTTCGGAGGATACGATTAGTCGGCGACGTGACATATTTTCTGGTTTCTTACTCGCCTGGAATCATCTTTTGTGGTTTTGAAACTTGTGCAACATTATGTGTAGACGCTATAAATGGTGCCATAATTGCAGGTTAAAGACAGATCGTTGTCCAGAGCCACCCCGAATTAATCTATTCTTCTTTCTATTATTTTGCAGAACCTCCGGATCCGTAGCATTGGGGGATCAGAGTTTTACACCAGATTCTCCACCAAGTTTAAGGGATCGTTAGGACAGAAGTTCATGTTTGTGGACGGAGACAAAACGATGTGCGGGTCTTACAGGTGAGCGGCTACAAATGCAGGGTGACGGGAGGGTATTGTTCATGTTACTGAGGACATTGTCTAGGTTTACTATCCATCTACCCTGATCAATACTCAAGTCAATAGGGAGTATTACGTATAGTAATTGTAATCACCTTTATTTAATACTGTACCCTTTTCTTCTAGCTTCACCTGGTCAGCAGCGAGGATTGACCGAAACCTTATCACTGTTCTTTCTGGCCAAGTCGTGGAGTCCTTTGACCGCCAGTTCCAGGAACTTTATCTCTTTTCCAAAGGAATCAGTCTAAAAAATGTTCCAATGGATAACGAACCAGAACCAGAGCCGGTGATACAGCCTGCGTCCATTCCCACAGCACAAACAGAATCCATTGCCAAGAAGCTAATCAATCCAAAATATGGTTTAGTTAACATCAAGAGTGCCAGTGAGACCGACAAAGACTCTAAGAAAGAAGCTGAAATTGCCAAGAAGTTGCCCACTAAACCACGAGTATCTGCATTTGAGCATCAGGCGGATGAGCACCAGATCCATCCGGCGCTACAAGACATGGAAAAAGCCGATATGTTCGAGTATCTTCCCACATGGGTGGAGCCGGACCCTGAGCCGGGCAGTGATATTTTAGGGTACATTAATATTATTGACCCCAACATCAAGAATGCACAGCCCTCTCAGATGAACCGGATCAAAATTTGTGACACTTCTCAAGCAACAGCTCAGTACCTGCAACAGACCAGGGAGAACGAGATGATTAGGCAACAGCAGCAAGAGAGTTCATCTTCCAACATGAATGTCTCCGGACCACCTGGTCACACACAGAAACCATGTCCAAACAAGAGCGCTCCACCTGAGGAGTCCAGAAAAGGTCAAGAGATGACCAGGCATAATGGACCTTCAGAAGGTCGTACAGAAAGTAGAGCATCACAAGAGGATAGCCAAGATGGACCTCTCTCGAATACAAGGCAAACAGTATCATCAGAGGTGGAAGATGGCACTTCAAGGCAGCATAACGGTGAGGAATCGGCCACCTCTCCGGTCCCAGAAATGCCTACTCAAAAAAGGCCACTAGAAGGCATTGCATCTTTAGCCGCAAATAATCATTTAGTGTCCCGTAACACAAGATCGGGGCCAACAGGTGGAAATCCTCCTCCGGTGCCGAAGCCTCGAACAGTACAAGTGACGGACTTCATTACTATGAAGAACACATTAAACACCAAATCCAGCAAATCGACAGAGGAAAACACTGTGCCGTCAGTCAATGGGGTGGACTGCGAAGGAAGAGAATCCGAAGAGATCGACATCCTCATTGAAAATGGACCAAACGACGATCAAGACGAAGATGACACCGATATGTTTGGCCCGTGCCCAGGAGACTATTCATCCAGTGGTTCTGGTTCTCTACCTCCATCTAACGCCTCCTCCATGTCCGAGGAATATTACCCATCGGCGTCCATTCACAGGAGGAGTTCAGAGCGAATCTCCAATGGTGAACGTCCACCGCCTCGCCGGAAGCTTAGCGACGGTCACATTAGTAGAGGAAGCTTCTTGAGTCCTCTCAACATCTCTCAAACCTTGTTAGAAGTGAATCCTACAGAAAACGGGAAGAGGAGAAGCATGCTGGAGGACTACGT
The nucleotide sequence above comes from Ranitomeya imitator isolate aRanImi1 chromosome 7, aRanImi1.pri, whole genome shotgun sequence. Encoded proteins:
- the FAM83G gene encoding protein FAM83G isoform X1; translation: MALSQIQCLDNNNVNWRSSETKPEFFYSEEQRLALEALVSTGQDAFCEVVKKENIRDFLSELELAKIVSRVEAFDPDSSHLRKSGDKSEQEGEGDPQEGAEHSLEYWPDKSDCPIPELDLGWPDTVAYRGVTRATVYMQPPIDGQPHIKEVVRKMITQAQRVIAVVMDLFTDVDIFKDLLESGFKRKVSVYIILNESEVKYFLQMCEKAQMHKGHLKNLRIRSIGGSEFYTRFSTKFKGSLGQKFMFVDGDKTMCGSYSFTWSAARIDRNLITVLSGQVVESFDRQFQELYLFSKGISLKNVPMDNEPEPEPVIQPASIPTAQTESIAKKLINPKYGLVNIKSASETDKDSKKEAEIAKKLPTKPRVSAFEHQADEHQIHPALQDMEKADMFEYLPTWVEPDPEPGSDILGYINIIDPNIKNAQPSQMNRIKICDTSQATAQYLQQTRENEMIRQQQQESSSSNMNVSGPPGHTQKPCPNKSAPPEESRKGQEMTRHNGPSEGRTESRASQEDSQDGPLSNTRQTVSSEVEDGTSRQHNGEESATSPVPEMPTQKRPLEGIASLAANNHLVSRNTRSGPTGGNPPPVPKPRTVQVTDFITMKNTLNTKSSKSTEENTVPSVNGVDCEGRESEEIDILIENGPNDDQDEDDTDMFGPCPGDYSSSGSGSLPPSNASSMSEEYYPSASIHRRSSERISNGERPPPRRKLSDGHISRGSFLSPLNISQTLLEVNPTENGKRRSMLEDYVLSNNPSQRKERIYAVDHSQAKPHFHYSTNSPTGGFDRFHSHPATRSVGRGRAKKESLEGPGAYRQLSRKSDNPRPGYWSGKDYRSSYTGPLSQSAVPPDNVTTPFGIPYSKLSQAKHLKSKLGASSLDSRRRGHGPPGHKDL
- the FAM83G gene encoding protein FAM83G isoform X3, whose amino-acid sequence is MALSQIQCLDNNNVNWRSSETKPEFFYSEEQRLALEALVSTGQDAFCEVVKKENIRDFLSELELAKIVSRVEAFDPDSSHLRKSGDKSEQEGEGDPQEGAEHSLEYWPDKSDCPIPELDLGWPDTVAYRGVTRATVYMQPPIDGQPHIKEVVRKMITQAQRVIAVVMDLFTDVDIFKDLLESGFKRKVSVYIILNESEVKYFLQMCEKAQMHKGHLKNLRIRSIGGSEFYTRFSTKFKGSLGQKFMFVDGDKTMCGSYSFTWSAARIDRNLITVLSGQVVESFDRQFQELYLFSKGISLKNVPMDNEPEPEPVIQPASIPTAQTESIAKKLINPKYGLVNIKSASETDKDSKKEAEIAKKLPTKPRVSAFEHQADEHQIHPALQDMEKADMFEYLPTWVEPDPEPGSDILGYINIIDPNIKNAQPSQMNRIKICDTSQATAQYLQQTRENEMIRQQQQESSSSNMNVSGPPGHTQKPCPNKSAPPEESRKGQEMTRHNGPSEGRTESRASQEDSQDGPLSNTRQTVSSEVEDGTSRQHNGEESATSPVPEMPTQKRPLEGIASLAANNHLVSRNTRSGPTGGNPPPVPKPRTVQVTDFITMKNTLNTKSSKSTEENTVPSVNGVDCEGRESEEIDILIENGPNDDQDEDDTDMFGPCPGDYSSSGSGSLPPSNASSMSEEYYPSASIHRRSSERISNGERPPPRRKLSDGHISRGSFLSPLNISQTLLEVNPTENGKRRSMLEDYVLSNNPSQRKERIYAVDHSQISTNDPKSATHPL
- the FAM83G gene encoding protein FAM83G isoform X2 — its product is MALSQIQCLDNNNVNWRSSETKPEFFYSEEQRLALEALVSTGQDAFCEVVKKENIRDFLSELELAKIVSRVEAFDPDSSHLRKSGDKSEQEGEGDPQEGAEHSLEYWPDKSDCPIPELDLGWPDTVAYRGVTRATVYMQPPIDGQPHIKEVVRKMITQAQRVIAVVMDLFTDVDIFKDLLESGFKRKVSVYIILNESEVKYFLQMCEKAQMHKGHLKNLRIRSIGGSEFYTRFSTKFKGSLGQKFMFVDGDKTMCGSYSFTWSAARIDRNLITVLSGQVVESFDRQFQELYLFSKGISLKNVPMDNEPEPEPVIQPASIPTAQTESIAKKLINPKYGLVNIKSASETDKDSKKEAEIAKKLPTKPRVSAFEHQADEHQIHPALQDMEKADMFEYLPTWVEPDPEPGSDILGYINIIDPNIKNAQPSQMNRIKICDTSQATAQYLQQTRENEMIRQQQQESSSSNMNVSGPPGHTQKPCPNKSAPPEESRKGQEMTRHNGPSEGRTESRASQEDSQDGPLSNTRQTVSSEVEDGTSRQHNGEESATSPVPEMPTQKRPLEGIASLAANNHLVSRNTRSGPTGGNPPPVPKPRTVQVTDFITMKNTLNTKSSKSTEENTVPSVNGVDCEGRESEEIDILIENGPNDDQDEDDTDMFGPCPGDYSSSGSGSLPPSNASSMSEEYYPSASIHRRSSERISNGERPPPRRKLSDGHISRGSFLSPLNISQTLLEVNPTENGKRRSMLEDYVLSNNPSQRKERIYAVDHSQGRPRTLLTYRSGHRQNRSRSMNSTWAAHNNAPVTEAEVAPDLMDPSTHDFNQ